In Polaromonas sp. JS666, one genomic interval encodes:
- a CDS encoding universal stress protein: MKKILLLTDGSECALRGVALVISKRAHYANPDDLDIHLVNVQAPFSHDVSRFSDHDQVAAFHHEESVKLMRGACELLDAAGAKYTCHHEVGKIAETITHLAETLKCDQIVMGTHGRGALSEFLMGSITLKVVHLSKIPVLLVK; encoded by the coding sequence ATGAAAAAAATACTACTCCTGACGGATGGTTCGGAATGTGCTCTGCGCGGCGTAGCCCTCGTTATCTCAAAACGCGCCCACTATGCCAATCCGGATGACCTCGACATCCATCTGGTCAACGTCCAAGCCCCTTTTTCGCATGACGTCAGTCGTTTTTCCGATCACGACCAGGTAGCCGCATTTCACCATGAGGAGAGCGTGAAGCTCATGCGGGGGGCATGCGAACTTCTGGATGCGGCCGGCGCAAAGTACACGTGCCACCACGAGGTCGGCAAAATCGCAGAAACGATCACCCACCTGGCTGAAACGCTAAAGTGCGATCAAATCGTCATGGGCACCCATGGTCGCGGGGCGCTCAGTGAGTTTCTGATGGGTTCGATCACGCTGAAGGTGGTCCATCTTTCAAAAATTCCGGTGCTGCTCGTCAAGTAG
- a CDS encoding cation-transporting P-type ATPase: MHDKQAHSKPIEELLSDFETHLKRGLTQVQAQERLAKFGANELTERPRPGFLALLWDQFKNFLVIILIIAAAISLALGEYVDSVAILFIVVLNAVVGVFQESKTQTKHLSRALGLQIIYFYCPMKERRGVTPSFC, from the coding sequence ATGCATGACAAGCAAGCCCACTCCAAACCGATTGAAGAACTGCTCAGCGACTTTGAGACGCACCTCAAACGCGGTCTGACCCAGGTACAAGCACAGGAGCGACTCGCAAAGTTTGGTGCCAACGAACTGACCGAGCGGCCACGGCCGGGCTTTTTGGCGCTGCTGTGGGATCAGTTCAAAAATTTCCTTGTGATCATTCTGATCATTGCTGCGGCGATTTCACTCGCACTCGGCGAGTACGTCGACTCCGTTGCCATCTTGTTCATTGTGGTGCTCAACGCTGTGGTCGGAGTCTTTCAGGAGTCAAAGACGCAGACAAAACACCTCAGCCGCGCCCTGGGCTTGCAAATAATCTATTTTTACTGTCCAATGAAGGAACGAAGGGGAGTAACTCCCTCGTTTTGCTGA
- a CDS encoding Bug family tripartite tricarboxylate transporter substrate binding protein gives MAAGLASSAGVQAQDYPGKPITLVVPFSAGGGVDTIARLLAEKLRVSLKQSIVVDNKAGGSGMIGAQAVVRAVPDGYTLLLGSAGETAINPFVYKGRMQYTPAKDLAPITLVTRIPNVLVTSPTLPVKNMEELIAHAKKNPGKLSYSTSGVGNPQHLNGELLEELAGIHMVHIPYRGAAGQLIDVTSGTVDMTFVSYTAAKGFIQSGKVKAIAVTSARRASFAPDIPAIAEYKPLARYQLENWFGLFAPAGTPDAVQQKLNAAVTQALRDPELAKKLREQGGEPAPMTAQEFRDFIKTEAVQFERIVRTANITAE, from the coding sequence ATGGCCGCAGGCCTGGCCAGCTCGGCCGGGGTGCAGGCCCAGGACTATCCCGGCAAGCCCATCACCCTCGTGGTGCCTTTTTCAGCAGGCGGGGGCGTCGACACGATCGCGCGCCTGCTTGCCGAAAAGCTTCGTGTCTCGCTGAAGCAGTCCATCGTGGTGGACAACAAGGCCGGCGGCAGCGGCATGATTGGCGCGCAAGCCGTGGTGAGGGCTGTGCCCGACGGCTACACGCTTTTGTTGGGTTCGGCGGGTGAAACCGCCATCAATCCCTTTGTCTACAAGGGCCGGATGCAGTACACGCCGGCGAAAGACCTGGCGCCGATCACCCTGGTGACGCGCATTCCCAATGTGCTGGTCACCAGCCCGACCCTTCCGGTCAAGAACATGGAGGAGTTGATAGCGCACGCCAAAAAGAACCCCGGCAAGCTGTCTTATTCGACCAGCGGTGTCGGCAACCCCCAGCACCTCAACGGCGAACTGCTGGAGGAGCTTGCCGGTATCCACATGGTTCACATTCCCTATCGGGGCGCGGCAGGTCAATTGATTGACGTCACCTCGGGCACGGTCGACATGACCTTTGTCAGCTACACCGCGGCCAAGGGCTTCATCCAGAGCGGCAAGGTCAAGGCCATCGCCGTGACCTCGGCCAGGCGCGCCAGTTTTGCGCCCGACATCCCTGCCATCGCCGAGTACAAGCCGCTGGCCAGGTACCAGCTGGAAAACTGGTTCGGCCTGTTTGCGCCGGCCGGCACGCCAGACGCCGTGCAGCAAAAGCTCAATGCGGCGGTCACGCAGGCCTTGCGTGATCCTGAATTGGCGAAAAAACTCCGGGAGCAGGGCGGAGAGCCCGCTCCCATGACGGCGCAGGAGTTTCGTGACTTCATCAAGACCGAGGCCGTGCAGTTCGAACGCATTGTCAGAACGGCCAACATCACGGCGGAATAG
- the acnA gene encoding aconitate hydratase AcnA has translation MENTYKFPEGQLFVNGQAHALVDLPALCGERLGRLPVVLRLLLENAVRNMQGDERQAAVDAVFAWLEHGTSEAELAFQPGRVLMHDTTSTPALVDIAAMRNALDEAGVDPSVLNPGLPVDVSIDHSLAVEVYAQRDAVTLNLQHEIRRNGERYRFLRWASRVLSGVRIHPPGTGIMHTINLEQLATVVTTEERGGRLWAVPDMMIGTDSHTPMINGIGVLGWGVGGLEAQTVMFGMPTMLRIPDVIGVRLTGRLPPAAQSTDLALTVTLRLRQIGVSGEFVEFYGPGVATLSAGDRSVVANMAPEYGATTGFFAVDQRTLDYLRNTGRREDAIALVEAYTRRTGLWFDPEAEPRYTRTIEIDLQTIGMHVAGPRRPQDLLDYSETPQALAAVGFVPPAPSADMPRHPVAIAAITSCTNTSDPRLLIAAGLLARKARAFGLKAPPWVKTSLAPGSPAAASYLERAGLRDDLSAVGFDIVGYGCTTCIGNPGPLTEAIRQAQAAGHSKAVAVLSGNRNFPGRVHPDLELSFIMSPPLVVAFALAGDAERNLRLDPVQTTPDGRQVFLKDLWPTREEIDAHLALAGDPSDYRRDFEIASRHPLWHALKAPDTPLFPWDARSTTLRRPPFAAVTEGSLLGRYSAYPLLVLGDDITTDHISPASAIPPDSLVADFLVERGDNRQDLNVFASRRGNWEVMVRAAFHNKTLVNLLKPEVPLAHTLHVPSGEVQPIWEVAQRYREDGDPVVLVAGERYGTGSSRDWAAKGQRLLGIRAVLAASFERIHRSNLIGMGILPLRLPPGVNPHTLQLQPGDQLEIDADPQHLAPRCSVAVRIRRLNGSTQALLATAAVETQLEVQLLRDGGVIPSILGKTIAAQGTRAKARAAVTATSPC, from the coding sequence ATGGAAAACACCTACAAATTTCCCGAAGGACAACTTTTCGTCAACGGCCAGGCGCATGCGCTGGTCGACTTGCCCGCCTTGTGTGGGGAGCGCCTGGGGCGCTTGCCCGTGGTGCTGCGCCTGCTGCTGGAAAACGCCGTGCGCAATATGCAGGGTGACGAGCGGCAGGCCGCAGTGGACGCAGTTTTTGCATGGCTGGAGCACGGCACCAGCGAGGCCGAACTGGCCTTTCAGCCCGGCCGTGTCTTGATGCACGACACCACCAGCACGCCTGCGCTGGTCGACATTGCGGCCATGCGCAACGCGCTCGACGAGGCAGGGGTCGACCCTTCGGTACTCAATCCCGGCCTGCCCGTCGATGTCTCCATCGACCATTCGCTGGCGGTGGAGGTGTATGCGCAGCGCGACGCGGTCACGCTGAATCTGCAGCACGAGATCCGCCGCAACGGCGAGCGCTACCGCTTTTTGCGCTGGGCGTCCCGCGTGCTCAGCGGCGTGCGCATTCACCCGCCGGGCACCGGCATCATGCACACCATCAACCTGGAGCAACTGGCGACGGTGGTGACGACCGAAGAGCGCGGCGGCAGGCTGTGGGCCGTGCCCGACATGATGATAGGCACCGACAGCCACACCCCCATGATCAACGGCATTGGCGTGCTGGGCTGGGGCGTGGGCGGGCTGGAGGCCCAAACGGTGATGTTTGGCATGCCGACCATGCTGCGCATTCCGGATGTGATTGGCGTGCGGCTCACCGGCCGGCTGCCGCCGGCCGCGCAGTCCACCGACCTGGCGCTGACGGTGACGCTGCGGCTGCGCCAGATCGGTGTCTCGGGGGAATTCGTGGAGTTTTACGGCCCGGGTGTCGCGACGCTGAGCGCGGGCGACCGGTCCGTGGTGGCCAACATGGCGCCTGAGTACGGCGCGACCACGGGCTTCTTCGCCGTGGACCAGCGCACGCTGGACTACCTGCGCAACACCGGACGCAGGGAAGACGCCATCGCGCTGGTGGAGGCCTACACCCGGCGCACCGGACTGTGGTTCGACCCCGAAGCCGAGCCGCGCTACACCCGCACGATCGAGATCGACCTCCAGACGATTGGCATGCACGTGGCCGGCCCCCGCCGTCCGCAGGACCTGCTGGACTATTCGGAAACGCCCCAAGCGCTGGCGGCGGTGGGATTTGTGCCGCCGGCGCCCAGCGCCGACATGCCGCGGCATCCCGTGGCCATTGCCGCCATCACCAGTTGCACCAATACCTCTGACCCGCGCCTGCTGATTGCCGCCGGGCTGCTCGCACGCAAGGCGCGCGCGTTCGGCCTCAAGGCGCCGCCGTGGGTCAAGACTTCCCTGGCGCCCGGGTCACCCGCTGCCGCGTCCTACCTGGAACGGGCGGGACTGCGCGACGACCTGTCCGCCGTCGGCTTCGACATCGTGGGCTACGGCTGCACCACCTGCATCGGCAATCCGGGCCCGCTCACGGAGGCGATCCGCCAGGCGCAGGCGGCAGGCCACAGCAAGGCGGTGGCCGTGCTGTCCGGCAACCGCAACTTTCCGGGACGCGTGCATCCCGACCTCGAACTGAGCTTCATCATGTCGCCGCCGCTGGTCGTGGCTTTTGCTTTGGCAGGTGACGCGGAGCGAAACCTTCGCCTTGATCCGGTACAAACCACGCCGGACGGCCGGCAGGTGTTCCTCAAGGACTTGTGGCCCACGCGCGAGGAAATTGATGCGCACCTGGCGCTGGCCGGCGACCCGTCCGACTACCGGCGCGACTTCGAGATCGCCAGCCGCCATCCGCTCTGGCACGCCCTGAAGGCGCCCGACACGCCGCTGTTCCCCTGGGATGCGCGGTCCACCACGCTGCGCCGCCCGCCCTTTGCGGCGGTCACGGAGGGCAGCCTGCTCGGCCGCTACAGCGCCTATCCCCTGCTGGTGCTGGGCGACGACATCACCACCGACCACATTTCACCGGCCAGCGCCATTCCACCGGACAGCCTGGTGGCGGACTTTCTGGTTGAACGCGGCGACAACCGCCAGGATCTGAATGTCTTTGCCTCGCGGCGCGGCAACTGGGAGGTGATGGTGCGTGCAGCCTTCCACAACAAGACGCTGGTCAACCTGCTCAAGCCGGAGGTGCCGCTGGCCCACACCCTGCATGTGCCCAGCGGTGAGGTGCAGCCGATATGGGAGGTCGCGCAGCGCTACCGGGAGGACGGCGACCCGGTCGTACTGGTGGCCGGTGAGCGCTATGGCACCGGCTCTTCACGCGACTGGGCGGCCAAGGGCCAGCGACTGCTCGGGATCCGGGCGGTGCTGGCGGCGAGCTTTGAACGCATCCACCGTTCCAACCTGATCGGCATGGGGATTCTGCCGCTGCGGCTGCCGCCGGGCGTTAATCCGCACACGCTGCAACTGCAGCCCGGCGACCAACTCGAGATTGATGCCGACCCGCAGCACCTGGCGCCGCGCTGCAGTGTGGCGGTGCGCATCCGCCGTCTCAACGGAAGTACCCAGGCCCTGCTGGCCACGGCCGCCGTGGAGACACAGCTTGAAGTGCAGTTGCTGCGCGACGGCGGGGTCATACCCTCGATTTTGGGCAAGACGATCGCGGCGCAGGGTACCCGCGCCAAGGCCAGGGCGGCGGTAACGGCAACCAGCCCATGTTGA
- a CDS encoding ABC transporter substrate-binding protein codes for MNIPSQIIKAFTPTGKLRASINLGNPILANSDAATGEPVGVSIDLARAFAERLGVGIELVVFDTAGKSVDAVTQEQADIGFFAIDPLRGEGISFTAPYVLIEGSYMVPQDSPIQANDEVDRPGHRVTVGKGSAYDLYLSRELREAQIVRAPTSPTVVDIFVAQGLEVAAGVRQQLEGDARRFPGLRLLPGRFMVIQQAMGTPKGRGHETAELLRQYVEDMKASGFVAKALARHGIQGASVAPPSAAAAAQ; via the coding sequence ATGAACATTCCATCGCAGATCATCAAAGCATTCACGCCAACAGGCAAGCTGCGGGCCTCCATCAACCTGGGCAACCCCATCCTCGCCAACAGCGATGCTGCAACGGGTGAGCCCGTCGGCGTGTCGATCGACCTGGCGCGGGCTTTCGCCGAACGGCTTGGCGTCGGGATCGAATTGGTGGTGTTCGACACCGCGGGAAAATCCGTGGATGCCGTGACCCAGGAGCAGGCGGATATCGGGTTCTTTGCGATTGATCCGCTGCGTGGCGAGGGAATATCCTTCACAGCCCCCTATGTGCTGATTGAAGGCAGCTACATGGTGCCCCAGGACTCACCGATTCAGGCCAATGACGAGGTCGATCGCCCGGGTCATCGGGTCACGGTCGGCAAGGGCAGTGCCTACGACCTGTACCTGAGCCGGGAACTTCGCGAGGCGCAGATCGTGCGGGCACCGACGTCCCCGACCGTCGTGGATATCTTCGTGGCGCAGGGCCTGGAGGTGGCGGCAGGCGTCAGGCAGCAACTGGAAGGGGACGCCAGGCGCTTTCCCGGCCTGCGACTCCTGCCTGGCCGTTTCATGGTGATCCAGCAGGCCATGGGCACACCCAAAGGTCGCGGGCATGAAACGGCGGAGCTCTTGCGCCAATACGTCGAGGACATGAAAGCCAGCGGTTTTGTGGCCAAGGCACTGGCCCGCCACGGCATCCAGGGTGCTTCGGTCGCGCCCCCCTCCGCCGCTGCCGCTGCGCAGTGA
- a CDS encoding Bug family tripartite tricarboxylate transporter substrate binding protein, translating to MHRKTFLKISGLLLGCLAALPALSQDYPAKPVTVVVAYAAGGNNDIRARMLGVEVAKTLGKSIIIENKPGASGNIGHDFVARAATDGYTLGIGAMGPMAVNAAIYPKVPFDAVKDFTPIVLIEKAPLVLVTRTDKPFKSVKDVVAAAKAKPGLLTIGNAGAGGAHHLSAELFKQTAGIFMLSVPYKGGGPAAGALLAGEVDLMFEQTYAALPSIQAGKTRPLAVTSDKRLPSLPDVPTMAELGYPQATVSNWLGLIGPKGLSPAVVRKLNEAYNSALALPDIREKIAGPGNVIGGGTPEEFAAFIAAENKRWAALVKVAGIKLE from the coding sequence ATGCATCGCAAGACCTTTCTGAAAATTTCCGGCCTCCTGCTGGGCTGCCTGGCCGCTCTGCCCGCGCTGTCGCAAGACTATCCAGCCAAGCCCGTGACCGTGGTCGTGGCTTATGCCGCTGGCGGCAACAACGACATCCGCGCCCGCATGCTGGGCGTGGAGGTTGCCAAAACCCTGGGCAAGAGCATCATCATTGAGAACAAACCCGGTGCCAGCGGCAACATCGGCCACGACTTCGTCGCGCGTGCCGCCACGGATGGCTACACGCTGGGCATAGGCGCGATGGGCCCGATGGCGGTGAATGCGGCTATCTACCCCAAGGTGCCGTTCGACGCGGTCAAGGACTTCACGCCCATCGTCCTGATCGAAAAGGCGCCGCTGGTGCTCGTCACCCGCACCGACAAGCCCTTCAAGTCGGTGAAAGACGTCGTCGCTGCGGCGAAGGCCAAGCCAGGCTTGTTGACTATCGGCAACGCCGGCGCGGGCGGCGCGCATCATCTGAGCGCCGAGTTGTTCAAGCAGACGGCGGGCATCTTCATGCTGTCCGTGCCGTACAAGGGGGGCGGTCCGGCCGCCGGTGCGCTGCTGGCGGGCGAGGTGGACTTGATGTTCGAGCAAACCTATGCGGCCCTGCCCTCGATCCAGGCCGGCAAGACACGCCCCCTTGCTGTCACCAGCGACAAGCGCTTGCCCAGCCTGCCCGATGTGCCGACCATGGCCGAGCTTGGCTACCCGCAGGCCACGGTTTCAAACTGGCTCGGCCTGATTGGGCCCAAGGGGCTGTCGCCCGCCGTGGTCCGCAAACTCAACGAGGCCTACAACAGTGCGCTGGCCTTGCCCGATATCCGGGAAAAAATTGCCGGCCCCGGCAACGTGATCGGTGGCGGCACGCCCGAGGAGTTTGCGGCGTTTATAGCGGCCGAGAACAAGCGCTGGGCAGCGCTCGTGAAGGTGGCCGGCATCAAGCTGGAGTAG
- a CDS encoding lactonase family protein → MYAYVGSRTTRERNARGEGISVFKVTPATGQLERVQVVADLVNPSFLARNRRGDALYAVHGDRQEVSAFRIDPADGTLHFLNRQSCQGNNPVHLALDPTERCLVVSNHLSGSLAVLPVAADGSLGEVSQVVQLEGTPGPHKTEQPFSKPHFNPFDPGGRFVVVPDKGLDRMFCFRFANGQLQPAARASVATRENAGPRHLAFHPKEPFAYVVNELDSSVTAYRFSAETGDLEPMQVLSALPDHFTGNSRASGIVVDHAGRTLYASNRGYDSIAIFRIEPGTGRLAFMGTQASEGRTPRFFTLSPDGRILFVLNEDSDSIVPFTVHESSGPLRSTGLSVPCGSPVCMVFSPS, encoded by the coding sequence ATGTACGCCTATGTCGGCTCGCGCACCACGCGCGAGCGAAATGCCCGCGGAGAGGGCATCAGCGTCTTCAAGGTTACCCCCGCCACCGGGCAACTGGAACGGGTGCAAGTGGTCGCGGACCTGGTCAATCCATCCTTCCTGGCCCGCAATCGCAGAGGTGATGCGCTCTATGCGGTGCACGGAGACCGGCAGGAGGTGAGCGCATTCCGGATAGATCCAGCCGACGGCACCCTGCACTTTCTGAATCGGCAGAGTTGCCAGGGCAACAACCCTGTCCACCTGGCGCTGGACCCGACCGAACGTTGCCTGGTCGTGTCCAACCATTTGAGCGGCAGTCTCGCGGTGCTGCCGGTAGCCGCAGATGGTTCGCTGGGTGAGGTGAGCCAGGTCGTCCAGCTGGAAGGCACGCCGGGCCCGCACAAGACCGAGCAGCCTTTTTCAAAGCCGCACTTCAATCCCTTCGATCCGGGCGGCCGCTTTGTTGTCGTACCCGACAAGGGCCTGGACCGCATGTTCTGCTTCCGGTTCGCCAACGGCCAGCTGCAACCCGCCGCGCGGGCTTCGGTAGCGACGCGCGAAAACGCAGGACCGCGCCACCTCGCCTTTCATCCGAAAGAGCCCTTCGCCTATGTGGTGAACGAGCTGGACTCCAGCGTGACCGCTTATCGTTTCAGCGCAGAAACGGGTGATCTGGAACCCATGCAGGTTCTGTCTGCCCTGCCCGATCATTTCACCGGCAACAGCCGCGCCTCGGGCATCGTCGTGGACCATGCGGGGCGCACGCTTTACGCCTCCAACCGGGGCTATGACAGCATTGCGATCTTCCGGATTGAGCCGGGCACGGGGCGCCTGGCATTCATGGGTACCCAGGCGTCAGAGGGACGGACACCCCGGTTTTTCACGTTAAGCCCCGACGGACGCATCCTCTTCGTACTCAACGAAGACAGCGACAGCATTGTGCCCTTCACCGTGCACGAGAGCTCCGGCCCGCTGAGGTCCACGGGGCTGTCGGTGCCCTGCGGCAGCCCGGTCTGCATGGTGTTTTCACCGTCATAA
- the nhaR gene encoding transcriptional activator NhaR — MAVLNFKHLRYFWMVAKTGSIARASEQLCLTPQSISGQLSKFEAKLGIELFRRSGRNRELTDAGRRILSYAEEIFSIGDELLEVLHNQGAKKTLPFQVGIADSVTKSVAYRLVEPALKQRQGEPMRLVCREGRLPSLLAELAIDRLDMIIADRPMPANLNVRGYSHLLGESGLTVFGTPSLVKELKGSFPAMLDNTAFLLPGEDAAIRPKLEQWFKVNNLRPHIVGEFDDSALMKAFGQAGAGLFAAPTAIVDQVCEQHQVVEIGRIDSVVENLYAITTERRLTHPAVVTISKTAKEGIFGPISQNRFR; from the coding sequence TTGGCCGTACTTAACTTCAAGCATTTGCGCTATTTCTGGATGGTTGCAAAGACTGGCAGCATTGCCCGCGCATCCGAGCAACTGTGCCTCACGCCGCAGTCCATCAGTGGCCAGCTGAGCAAGTTTGAGGCGAAGCTGGGCATTGAATTGTTTCGCCGATCCGGGCGTAACCGTGAGTTGACCGACGCCGGACGGCGCATTCTGAGCTACGCGGAAGAGATCTTCTCGATTGGTGACGAACTCCTCGAGGTGCTTCATAACCAGGGGGCGAAAAAGACCTTGCCCTTCCAGGTGGGGATCGCCGATTCCGTCACAAAGTCCGTCGCTTACCGGCTTGTGGAACCGGCGCTCAAGCAAAGGCAAGGGGAGCCGATGCGGCTGGTTTGCCGCGAGGGACGCTTGCCTTCCTTGCTGGCGGAGTTGGCTATAGATCGACTTGACATGATCATTGCGGACCGACCCATGCCGGCAAACCTGAATGTTCGCGGCTACAGCCACCTGCTCGGCGAGAGTGGGCTGACGGTGTTCGGTACCCCCAGCCTGGTGAAAGAGCTGAAAGGCAGTTTTCCGGCCATGCTCGATAACACTGCGTTCTTGCTCCCCGGTGAAGATGCCGCCATTCGGCCGAAACTTGAGCAGTGGTTCAAGGTTAACAATTTGCGGCCCCACATCGTCGGTGAATTTGATGACAGTGCTCTGATGAAGGCCTTCGGACAAGCGGGGGCCGGACTATTTGCCGCACCAACAGCCATCGTTGATCAGGTTTGCGAACAGCACCAAGTGGTCGAAATCGGCCGTATCGATTCGGTGGTCGAGAACCTGTACGCCATCACGACCGAACGCCGGCTCACCCACCCTGCGGTTGTGACGATCAGCAAGACGGCCAAAGAGGGTATTTTTGGCCCGATCAGCCAAAATCGATTCAGGTGA
- a CDS encoding GntR family transcriptional regulator, producing MKTEKSIAVQIIEFIQAEGLTIGDHLPAQLLADRLRVSRSPINEALCLLHEKGVLSRERNRGYFLAKSVTQPVADLAEQWGLDESDVVTTVYFKIADDRLKGLLSDEFSESLIKNRYGLTAAQLQAVLSRISQEGWANRKPGYGWVFSSMLTTPDSLLQSYRLRLALEPAALLEPGYRLDPQVLARCRAAELHLLEGGIETDTADQLHERGVRFHESLVEASGNPFFIDTIRRVNRVRRLLSYRSMQNRKRYKEHCLQHLGVLELLEKGRNEEASEALRSHLLSTLKNLGEISDLLKS from the coding sequence ATGAAGACCGAAAAATCCATAGCTGTCCAGATCATCGAGTTTATCCAGGCCGAAGGGCTGACGATTGGCGACCATCTGCCGGCACAACTGCTGGCCGACCGCTTGCGCGTGTCACGCTCCCCCATCAATGAAGCCCTGTGCCTGCTGCATGAAAAAGGCGTGCTGAGCCGCGAGCGCAACCGGGGCTACTTTCTGGCGAAATCGGTCACCCAGCCCGTGGCCGACCTGGCCGAGCAGTGGGGACTGGACGAATCGGATGTCGTGACCACCGTTTACTTCAAGATAGCCGACGACCGGCTCAAGGGCCTGCTGTCCGATGAATTCTCGGAAAGTCTGATCAAGAACCGCTACGGCCTGACCGCGGCACAGCTTCAGGCCGTGCTCAGCCGCATTTCCCAGGAGGGCTGGGCAAACAGGAAACCCGGCTATGGCTGGGTCTTCTCGTCCATGCTGACCACGCCAGACAGCCTGCTGCAGTCCTACCGTCTCCGGCTGGCGCTGGAGCCGGCAGCCCTGCTGGAACCGGGCTACCGGCTCGATCCGCAAGTGCTGGCGCGTTGCCGCGCCGCCGAACTGCACTTGCTGGAGGGCGGCATCGAAACCGACACGGCGGACCAGCTGCATGAGCGCGGCGTTCGTTTCCATGAGTCGCTGGTGGAGGCCTCGGGCAACCCCTTCTTCATCGACACGATACGCCGCGTCAACCGCGTGCGCCGTCTGCTGTCTTATCGCTCGATGCAAAACCGCAAACGCTATAAAGAACACTGCCTTCAGCATCTGGGCGTGCTTGAACTTCTTGAAAAAGGCCGCAACGAAGAAGCCTCCGAGGCTTTGCGCAGTCACTTGCTCAGCACCCTGAAAAATCTGGGAGAAATCAGTGACCTGCTCAAATCCTGA
- a CDS encoding PA4780 family RIO1-like protein kinase: MKPPKRLQSLIEEGLIDTVVRQLMSGKEAMVYVVRSGGETRCAKVYKEATERSFRQAVDYTENRKVKNTRQARAMAKGTRFGRQAQEAAWQSAEVDALYRLAAAGVRVPRPHNFCDGVLLMELVTDEHGDAAPRLNDVEFTPEQARTHHGTLLIEVVRMLCAGVVHGDLSEFNILLGSEQGVDGPVIIDLPQAVDAAGNNHAKRMLLRDVDNLRGFFGRFAPELLHTDFGPEIWALYERGVLDPEVVLTGRFERKVGAVDMGGVMREIDDARAEEAARRVRMQAVG, translated from the coding sequence ATGAAACCACCCAAGCGACTGCAGTCATTGATTGAGGAAGGTCTGATCGACACAGTCGTGCGTCAGCTCATGAGCGGCAAGGAGGCCATGGTCTACGTGGTGCGCTCTGGCGGCGAAACCCGCTGCGCCAAGGTCTACAAGGAGGCCACGGAGCGCAGCTTCCGGCAGGCGGTTGATTACACCGAAAACCGCAAGGTCAAAAACACCCGCCAGGCCCGCGCCATGGCCAAGGGCACCCGTTTTGGCCGGCAGGCGCAGGAGGCCGCCTGGCAAAGCGCCGAGGTTGATGCGCTGTATCGCCTGGCCGCCGCTGGCGTGCGCGTGCCCCGGCCCCACAATTTCTGCGACGGCGTGTTGCTGATGGAGCTGGTGACCGACGAGCACGGCGACGCCGCCCCGCGGCTCAATGACGTGGAGTTCACACCCGAGCAGGCGCGCACGCACCACGGGACGCTGTTGATCGAGGTGGTGCGCATGCTGTGCGCCGGCGTCGTGCATGGCGACCTGTCGGAGTTCAACATCCTGCTGGGCAGCGAACAGGGTGTGGACGGCCCGGTGATCATCGACCTGCCCCAGGCCGTGGACGCCGCCGGCAACAACCACGCCAAACGCATGCTGCTGCGCGACGTGGATAACCTGCGCGGCTTTTTTGGCCGCTTTGCACCCGAGCTGCTGCATACCGACTTTGGCCCGGAGATATGGGCCTTGTATGAACGCGGCGTGCTGGACCCTGAGGTGGTTCTCACCGGCCGGTTTGAGCGCAAGGTCGGGGCGGTGGATATGGGTGGCGTGATGCGCGAGATTGACGATGCGCGTGCCGAGGAAGCGGCGCGGCGGGTGCGTATGCAGGCTGTTGGGTGA
- a CDS encoding SDR family oxidoreductase: MDLGIAGKWALVCGASKGLGFGCAQALVHEGVNVLIVARGAAALEAAADKLIADNTRHDSPDVQFVAADITTPEGRAAVFAVRKDFDIVVTNAGGPPPGDFRDWDRDAWIKAVDANMLTPIELIKATVDGMAARGFGRIVNITSSAVKSPIDILGLSNGARSGLTGFVAGVARSKLAGQGVTINNLLPGAFDTDRLRGTMSGAAQKTGQPLEAIMDARRKSIPAQRFGTSEEFGAICAFLCSAHAGYMTGQNVLADGGAYPGTY; encoded by the coding sequence ATGGATTTGGGTATTGCAGGCAAATGGGCGCTGGTCTGCGGCGCCAGCAAGGGTCTGGGCTTCGGTTGCGCGCAAGCGCTGGTGCATGAAGGCGTGAACGTGCTCATCGTGGCGCGCGGCGCCGCGGCGCTGGAGGCCGCTGCTGACAAATTAATAGCTGACAACACCCGCCACGACAGCCCTGATGTGCAATTTGTTGCCGCAGACATCACCACACCCGAAGGCCGCGCCGCGGTTTTTGCGGTGCGCAAGGATTTCGATATCGTGGTCACCAATGCCGGTGGTCCGCCACCGGGTGACTTCCGCGACTGGGACCGCGACGCCTGGATCAAGGCCGTCGATGCCAACATGCTGACGCCCATCGAATTGATCAAGGCCACGGTGGACGGCATGGCGGCGCGCGGTTTTGGCCGCATCGTCAACATCACCTCCAGCGCCGTCAAGTCGCCCATCGATATCCTCGGCTTGTCCAACGGCGCCCGCAGCGGCCTGACCGGTTTTGTTGCCGGCGTGGCGCGCAGCAAGCTGGCTGGGCAGGGCGTGACCATCAACAACCTGCTGCCCGGCGCATTTGACACGGACCGGCTTCGGGGAACCATGAGCGGCGCGGCGCAGAAAACCGGCCAGCCGCTGGAAGCGATCATGGACGCGCGTCGCAAGAGCATTCCAGCCCAGCGTTTCGGAACGTCCGAAGAGTTTGGCGCCATCTGCGCATTTTTGTGCAGCGCGCATGCGGGCTACATGACGGGCCAGAACGTGCTGGCCGACGGCGGCGCCTATCCGGGAACGTACTGA